CGGAACGTTAAGCGATGAAAAAATCGAAGAGATCATCTGGCCATTGCAAGATGAAGATGTCTATGTGCTTGTCGATGCCGACGCAGCCGGCAACAAACTGCGCAAACAGCTCAAACGAGAACTCCCTCACGCGAGGCAGTTGTACACCCGCCGAATGTACGGCGAAGTCGCTACAAGCCCGATTGAACATCTAGCAAAAGTGCTGCACGACGCCCATTTTACCGTGCATGAGCATTATCTGGAACCCCCAGGCGGAAGAGCAGATCGATAAGACATTGTAGTGGGCGGGGCGACCCTCGGGCGTGGTGAAAGTCGGGGGTGCGCGCGGGGGGATAGGCGGATGAGTCTGGGACCTGGAAGATAAATGGACTTTAGACAACTAACCTCAATTTTTCAAGCAAAAAAAGTGGATGTAGAGGGGTTTAAGTGGACTTGCGACAACTATTTTGATCCAGCTGATCTCTCATTTCGAAATAGATGGACTTTTGTCCACTATGAGAGGGTGGGGTGTCGGGCTGGCAGGGCCCCGATTCCAAATTTGAGATGGGGGTCCACTTCTGTGCTTGTAAAGGACAAAACTCCCGTTAGACCGCGGACTCAAGAGAAAACGGTCTCTGTAATGGTCGCAACTCCCGTTGCGTGTGGTGCGGCCCGCTTTTCCCCATGAAAAGGTCCTGTAACGGTCAAAACTCCCTTTACAGGACCCTTTGTTGTACTCGCTTTTGTTGTAACGGGAGTTAAGACCCTTAGAGTCCACCGTTCTCCTACTTCCTCATTTTACTTGCCACGTAATAGACTCCATAGATCATCAGACCTACAGTGATAATATGGCGAGCGAATAAATAGCGGTTCCGATTTGAAAACTCGAGCTCAATTTCGTCGCCCCCCCCCTTATTTTTGTACATATTCGATAAATGGAAAGTCGTCCTCATCCGCGATCACTTCCAGATCATGCGGGACGCGCAGATAGATGATCTGATTATCGGCCCGATGCCAATGCTCTGATCCGACCCATTTTTCCTCCTCAGTAAATTGCCGAATCGTAAACTCGGGGAGGGTCAGCGCCAACTTAATGGTTTGGTTCAGGGCTGCAAAACGCAGGGCTTTTCCATCTGTATGATCATGTAGGGCGTAATGTCTCGGTTCAAGCTTGAAAGAAAAGTCATAGCCGTTCATAATAAACTTCCCTTGAAAAAGAAAGACTTCCAATTTATTATCGTTTTCCTCTTTCCTTTCCAAGAGCACGTTAAAAGAGCGGTCCTCACCTTCTGAAATGAGTTGCAATAAATCTTTTTGCCCTAAATCGAGCTCGCTTTGCTTCACTAAAAATGGTTGAGCGAGCGGTGAATCAAGTTGACCCACGCGTAAATCATCAAAAAGAGAACCCCAAGCATCACTGTCCAATTCTACCTTTTCCAACGTTTGATCGCTCACCGTAATAAACGGGATGGACGCTGCTGCCAAAATAAGAATCCCGATATAACTAAACAGCAACCAATGCGTTACTTTTCTCGTTACCTTTCCAAATTTTAAAACGAATCCAAGCGGAATCAATAACAAGAGCAAAAATGGGATAAGCATCGTTGTCAAAATCATGATCTGACCTCCAATCGTTTCCAAATCCGAGTAGACACCGCAAAGAGAATCGTAACCGTTGCGCTCGCTTTTATGGTAAATACAATTAAACTCGATTCGAATCCGTAAAATTGGACGATGTCCGCTGGCAGTGTAAAAGCGGGTGGAATCAATGATCCGATAAATAAGATCGGGAAGATCCCAGCGAATAGTTTGTTAACTTGGACTAACGTTCCTACAAAATAGCCCAATGCGCCAAACAGGAGGACATATAAAAAAGTAGCGATCACACCAATTAATATCTCGACAAGCGCTACGTGAATCCCATAGAGTGGATCCTCCAACTGAATATACATAATGAATTTCAGTAAGTTTCCAGCCAAAAGGGAAAGGGCAGCCCCTAATAATGAAACGGTGACTAAAAATAAAACATTCGAAAGACTACTGCTTAGTCGGTTGGTTATAAACGTAAAATCATGATAACGATACGCTTTTGTCGTAATCGTAATTGCCGTCGTGAATGCCCAAACCATCGTAAACACGATGATTAAATCCGCGGTATAATAATTCGCGTTATAACTGAATCCGCTAGAAGAGCCTCCGCCGCTGGATACCACGCCACCCAATGAAAACAAAATAGCGAGCGCTTGAACAAACACGAGCGAACTCAATGCGTCAATGTTGGCCTTTAATTTATAGCGATATTGCTTTTTAACGGTTTCAGCTAGGCTTATCTTTGTTAAAGCCATCGTTGATCCCTCCTATTTCTCAATCATGTGGAGACGAATGTGTTCCCCTGCGCCGATCGATAGATCTGGCGGAATACGCAAATAAATGACTTGGCTACCACTCGTCACATGTGACATCTTCTTCGAGTCGCCTTTGATTTGTTTCAGTGGAAAGACATCGGAAATCAACCCAACCTTAAGATGTTGCTCATAAGGCATGGCGATGTACAAGTCGTTGTTCGTTTGCAAGTTGACTCGAAGCGGTTCAAGTTCATGAGAAAAATCGTAACCATCGATCCAAAGTCCCTCCGCATACATAAACACATCCAGTTTGCCGTCACTTTCCTTTTTTCTTTCAACATACACTAATGCGTCACCATAGCGACCAGACCAAACTATATCCATCGACTCCGTTTGCATCAGATCAATGCTTTTCTCCTCCAATAAAAAACTAGAATCGATCTGATCGAGCTGCCCGTTACTTAGTTTTGTATTTAACTGACTCCAAGCCTGATTCATCTCTAGCCGAT
This genomic window from Ammoniphilus oxalaticus contains:
- a CDS encoding toprim domain-containing protein; translation: MINANHELFNGGPPKVIIVEGKTDREKLLRILNETVEIICTYGTLSDEKIEEIIWPLQDEDVYVLVDADAAGNKLRKQLKRELPHARQLYTRRMYGEVATSPIEHLAKVLHDAHFTVHEHYLEPPGGRADR